A region from the Altererythrobacter sp. H2 genome encodes:
- a CDS encoding mechanosensitive ion channel family protein, whose translation MRAVFQTLMALLAAAALALLASPPAHAVIPGGGAAPETEPAGETQAIAQDRDGGEDRRIEQRIEGIFSELPAFRQVEADVRGGVVTLSGVVPGEADIDRAANIVGRIQGVVTIENALERDTSVERGLGALGDLSDRVERWIALLPLVGIAALVALLIAGLGYFLAGLGGLWRRITPNAFLAEIVASAIRFVFVTLGLVIALDILGAGTLLGAVLGGAGLVGVALGFAMRDTIENYVASLMLSLRQPFRANDHVRIGDLEGRVIRLTSRATILMTLDGNHLRIPNGQVFKAVILNYTRNPQRRFDFELGIDADDDPRAAMTLGARVLAGLDFVLDQPEPAGRIRQVGDSNIVIQYLAWIDQREADWFKSRSLAIAAVKQALEEAGFALPEPIYRLRFDGRSDPLALGRPATVRQSDEPAASRPPPDRTAPSAAGPPDVRPEREIAEMVEQERRNPAEQADDLLDSRRPVE comes from the coding sequence ATGCGCGCGGTTTTCCAGACACTCATGGCGCTGCTGGCAGCAGCGGCGCTGGCCCTGCTTGCGTCTCCGCCCGCCCATGCCGTGATCCCGGGGGGCGGCGCCGCGCCTGAAACCGAACCGGCCGGAGAGACCCAGGCCATCGCGCAGGACCGCGATGGCGGCGAGGACCGCCGGATCGAGCAGCGGATCGAAGGCATCTTCAGCGAGCTTCCCGCGTTCCGGCAAGTCGAGGCGGACGTGCGGGGCGGCGTGGTGACGCTGTCCGGCGTGGTTCCGGGTGAAGCGGACATCGACCGGGCCGCGAACATCGTCGGCCGGATTCAGGGCGTGGTGACGATCGAGAACGCCCTTGAGCGCGATACCTCGGTGGAACGCGGGCTCGGTGCGCTGGGCGACCTGTCGGACAGGGTGGAGCGCTGGATCGCCCTGCTGCCGCTGGTCGGGATCGCCGCGCTGGTGGCGCTGCTGATTGCCGGCCTCGGGTATTTTCTGGCGGGCCTTGGCGGACTCTGGCGGCGGATCACGCCCAACGCCTTCCTCGCGGAAATAGTCGCCAGCGCGATCCGGTTCGTCTTCGTCACGCTGGGTCTGGTGATCGCGCTCGACATTCTGGGGGCAGGGACCTTGCTGGGCGCGGTGCTGGGCGGAGCGGGGCTGGTCGGCGTGGCACTGGGCTTTGCCATGCGGGACACGATCGAGAACTACGTCGCCTCGCTGATGCTCAGCCTGCGCCAGCCGTTCCGGGCCAACGATCATGTCCGGATCGGCGATCTCGAAGGTCGCGTCATCCGCCTGACCAGCCGTGCGACCATCCTTATGACGCTGGACGGCAACCATCTGCGCATCCCCAACGGCCAGGTCTTCAAGGCGGTGATCCTCAACTATACCCGCAATCCGCAGCGCCGGTTCGATTTCGAGCTGGGGATCGATGCCGATGACGATCCGCGCGCCGCGATGACGCTGGGGGCACGGGTGCTGGCGGGGCTCGATTTCGTGCTCGACCAGCCCGAACCGGCGGGGCGGATCCGGCAGGTCGGCGATTCCAACATCGTGATCCAGTACCTCGCCTGGATCGACCAGCGCGAAGCCGACTGGTTCAAATCGCGCAGCCTGGCGATTGCGGCGGTCAAGCAGGCGCTGGAAGAGGCCGGTTTCGCCCTGCCGGAGCCGATCTATCGCCTGCGCTTTGACGGGCGGAGCGATCCGCTGGCCTTGGGACGCCCCGCCACCGTGCGCCAGAGCGATGAACCTGCTGCGAGTCGGCCGCCGCCAGACCGCACGGCACCGTCTGCTGCCGGACCGCCCGACGTCAGGCCGGAGCGGGAAATTGCCGAGATGGTGGAGCAGGAACGGCGCAACCCGGCCGAACAGGCGGATGACCTGCTCGATTCCCGCCGCCCGGTCGAATAG
- the ppa gene encoding inorganic diphosphatase produces the protein MDISKIPVGDNPPESLNVIIEVPTGGEPVKYEFDKASGALFVDRILHTPMRYPANYGFVPHTLSDDGDPIDALVISRSPFIPGCVVRARPIGVLHLEDEHGGDEKLICVPVDSTFPYYSDVGERKDLPSIVLQQIEHFFTHYKDLEAEKWVRVGKWGDAEDARRMVVEAIERARA, from the coding sequence ATGGACATCAGCAAGATCCCCGTTGGCGACAACCCGCCCGAGAGCCTCAACGTCATCATCGAGGTGCCCACAGGCGGCGAACCGGTGAAGTACGAATTCGACAAGGCCAGCGGCGCGCTGTTCGTTGACCGGATCCTGCACACCCCGATGCGCTATCCGGCCAACTACGGCTTCGTGCCGCATACGCTGTCGGACGACGGCGATCCGATTGACGCGCTGGTGATCAGCCGCAGCCCGTTCATCCCCGGCTGCGTGGTCCGCGCCCGGCCGATCGGCGTGCTCCACCTCGAAGACGAGCATGGCGGCGACGAGAAGCTGATCTGCGTGCCGGTCGATTCGACCTTCCCGTATTATTCCGATGTCGGCGAGCGCAAGGACCTGCCTTCGATCGTGCTCCAGCAGATCGAGCACTTCTTCACCCACTACAAAGACCTGGAGGCCGAGAAGTGGGTCCGGGTCGGCAAATGGGGCGATGCCGAAGACGCGCGCCGGATGGTCGTGGAAGCGATCGAGCGCGCCCGCGCATGA
- the hisS gene encoding histidine--tRNA ligase, protein MSKNTPQAIRGTQDIFGADAEAFAFVVETFERVRKLYRFRRVEMPVFEKTEVFSRAIGETTDVVSKEMYSFEDRGGESLTLRPEFTAGIARAYLTNGWQQHAPLKVATHGALFRYERPQKGRYRQFHQIDAEIIGAAEPQADVELLAMADQVIRELGIEGVTLHLNTLGDGDTRAAWRAALIDYFGAVKGELSEDSQERLEKNPLRILDSKDPRDRKFFADAPKIDDFLTDEARAFFDAVTSGLDAAGVKWVRAESLVRGLDYYRHTAFEFIPDEGSEAASKLGSQSTILGGGRYDGLMESLGGAPTPAVGWAAGIERLAMLVGERGEAVADVIVVVEDDSRITEAIGAIQAARAQGLVVELIAEGSPRKRYDKAVKRGSTAIVSLQRDLAHSFKCDGEPNPVTLACFKAYT, encoded by the coding sequence ATGTCGAAAAACACTCCGCAAGCCATTCGCGGCACCCAGGATATCTTCGGCGCCGATGCCGAGGCGTTTGCCTTCGTGGTCGAAACCTTCGAGCGGGTGCGCAAGCTCTACCGCTTCCGCCGGGTCGAAATGCCGGTGTTCGAAAAGACCGAGGTGTTCAGCCGGGCGATCGGCGAGACGACCGACGTGGTCTCCAAGGAAATGTACTCGTTCGAGGATCGCGGCGGCGAAAGCCTGACCCTGCGCCCGGAATTCACCGCCGGGATCGCCCGCGCGTACCTGACGAATGGCTGGCAGCAGCACGCGCCGCTCAAGGTCGCGACCCACGGGGCCCTGTTCCGCTACGAACGCCCGCAGAAGGGCCGCTACCGCCAGTTCCACCAGATCGACGCCGAGATCATCGGCGCGGCTGAGCCGCAGGCCGATGTAGAGCTGCTGGCGATGGCGGATCAGGTGATCCGCGAGCTGGGGATCGAGGGCGTGACGCTGCACCTCAACACGCTCGGCGACGGCGACACCCGGGCAGCGTGGCGCGCGGCCCTGATCGACTATTTCGGTGCCGTGAAGGGCGAGCTGTCCGAGGATTCGCAGGAGCGGCTGGAGAAGAACCCGCTCCGCATCCTCGACAGCAAGGACCCGCGCGACCGCAAATTCTTCGCCGATGCCCCGAAGATCGATGATTTCCTGACGGACGAGGCGCGGGCGTTCTTCGACGCCGTCACCAGCGGGCTGGACGCGGCCGGGGTGAAATGGGTGCGCGCGGAAAGCCTGGTGCGCGGCCTCGACTACTACCGCCACACCGCGTTCGAATTCATCCCCGACGAGGGCAGCGAGGCGGCCTCGAAACTCGGTAGCCAGAGCACGATCCTTGGCGGCGGGCGCTACGACGGGCTGATGGAAAGCCTTGGTGGTGCGCCGACGCCTGCGGTCGGCTGGGCTGCGGGGATCGAGCGGCTAGCGATGCTGGTGGGGGAACGGGGTGAGGCGGTTGCCGACGTGATCGTCGTGGTTGAGGATGATTCCAGGATCACAGAGGCTATCGGGGCTATTCAAGCAGCAAGAGCTCAGGGCCTTGTTGTCGAATTGATTGCCGAAGGCTCGCCTCGCAAGCGATATGACAAAGCTGTCAAGCGTGGCTCAACCGCGATTGTCTCATTGCAAAGAGACTTGGCTCACAGCTTCAAGTGCGACGGAGAACCGAACCCTGTCACCCTCGCATGCTTCAAGGCTTATACTTAG
- the prfA gene encoding peptide chain release factor 1, with protein MTIPAERLDQIAHRFAELEARMASGTLEGAAFIQASRDYAELEPVAKVAAQVKAAREEMAGLSDMLADPEMKAMAEEELAQIRATLPELERQLAVAMLPRDSADSKPAMLEIRAGTGGDEAALFAGDLYRMYERYAAEQGWTIEPVSMNASEVGGFKEIVANVTGTGVFARLKFESGVHRVQRVPVTESGGRIHTSAATVAVLPEPDEVDVQIEDKDLKIDVYRASGAGGQHVNTTDSAVRITHLPTGTVVTCQDGRSQHKNKEKAMQVLRTRLYDAQREATQGAEAEARKAMVGSGDRSERIRTYNFPQGRVTDHRIGLTLHKLPEILAGPALGELIDALIAEDEAKRLAAMEE; from the coding sequence ATGACCATTCCCGCCGAACGCCTTGACCAGATCGCGCACCGCTTTGCGGAGCTGGAAGCGCGCATGGCGAGCGGCACGCTGGAGGGGGCGGCGTTCATCCAGGCTTCCCGCGACTATGCCGAGCTGGAACCGGTGGCGAAGGTCGCTGCGCAAGTGAAGGCGGCGCGCGAAGAAATGGCGGGGCTCTCCGACATGCTCGCCGATCCGGAAATGAAGGCGATGGCGGAGGAGGAACTCGCCCAGATCAGGGCGACCCTCCCCGAGCTGGAGCGCCAGCTCGCCGTCGCCATGCTCCCGCGCGACAGCGCCGACAGCAAGCCCGCGATGCTCGAAATCCGCGCCGGCACCGGCGGAGACGAAGCCGCTCTGTTTGCGGGCGACCTTTACCGGATGTACGAACGCTATGCCGCCGAGCAGGGGTGGACAATCGAGCCGGTCAGCATGAACGCGAGCGAGGTCGGCGGTTTCAAGGAAATCGTGGCCAACGTCACCGGCACCGGGGTGTTCGCCAGGCTGAAGTTCGAAAGCGGGGTCCACCGCGTCCAGCGCGTGCCGGTGACCGAAAGCGGAGGGCGCATCCACACCAGCGCGGCGACCGTGGCGGTGCTGCCGGAGCCGGACGAGGTCGATGTCCAGATCGAGGACAAGGACCTGAAGATTGACGTCTACCGGGCCAGCGGCGCAGGCGGCCAGCACGTCAACACCACTGACAGCGCGGTGCGCATCACCCACCTGCCGACCGGTACGGTGGTGACCTGTCAGGACGGCCGCAGCCAGCACAAGAACAAGGAAAAGGCGATGCAGGTGCTGCGCACACGACTTTACGACGCCCAGCGCGAGGCCACCCAGGGGGCCGAGGCCGAAGCGCGCAAGGCGATGGTCGGCAGCGGGGACCGTTCCGAACGCATCCGTACCTACAATTTCCCCCAAGGCCGGGTGACCGACCACCGCATCGGGCTGACCCTGCACAAGCTGCCCGAGATTCTCGCCGGCCCTGCCCTGGGCGAGCTGATCGACGCGCTGATCGCCGAGGACGAGGCCAAGCGGCTAGCGGCGATGGAGGAATGA